The following DNA comes from Longimicrobium sp..
CGCCGGCGCGGACCTCTCCACCGTGGTGAAGACGACGGTGTTCCTGCGCGACATGAACGACTTCGCGGCCATGAACGAGGTGTACGGCCGCCACTTCGGCGACCACAAGCCGGCGCGCTCGACGGTGCAGGTGGCGCGGCTCCCGCGCGACGTGGCGGTGGAGATCGAGGCCATCGCGGTGGTCCGCAACAGCTGAGCTGAACGACGAAACGGGCTCCGCTCCGCGAACGGGCGGCGCCCCCCATTTTTCTGCAATCGGAAACGAGAGACGGATGGTCAACCCGCACATCTTCCGGCAGTACGACATCCGCGGCGTGGTCGGCAACGACGTGACCGGCGAGGTCGCCGAGTCCATCGGCCGCGGCTTCGCCACCCTGGTGCGGCGCAAGCTGGAGAACGCCTCGCCCGTGCTGGCGCTGGGGCGCGACAACCGCCTGAGCAGCAACGAGCTGGCCGACGCGGTGAAGCGCGGGATGCTGGCCGCGGGCGCG
Coding sequences within:
- a CDS encoding RidA family protein; this translates as MALFQQVQTGDAPAAIGPYSQAMIANGLVFTAGQIPLDPASMQIVEGDVAVQTERVMTNIAAVLKAAGADLSTVVKTTVFLRDMNDFAAMNEVYGRHFGDHKPARSTVQVARLPRDVAVEIEAIAVVRNS